From Fibrobacter sp. UWR2, the proteins below share one genomic window:
- a CDS encoding amino acid ABC transporter ATP-binding protein gives MENVNESAPILKVEHVKKSFGDLHVLKDISFDLKAGEVLSIIGPSGSGKSTLLRCLTQLETVDGGLVQVDGKDMVVPSDSAKGPAVKYAPAKTLREIRLSTGLVFQNFNLFPHLTVLQNICLAPVRVLGDERKDARAMGRFLLKRMGLEGKENSYPCELSGGQQQRVSIARALAMNPKILFFDEPTSALDPELTGEVLKIIKKLAEDKMTMVIVTHEMAFARDVADKVIFMDGGVIVEQGTPDHVFRESGNERLAQFLSRFAEA, from the coding sequence ATGGAAAATGTGAATGAATCTGCGCCGATCCTCAAGGTAGAACACGTCAAGAAGTCCTTTGGCGACTTGCATGTACTCAAGGATATCTCGTTTGACCTGAAGGCGGGCGAGGTGCTTTCGATTATCGGGCCCAGCGGCTCCGGCAAGAGTACGCTGTTGCGTTGCCTTACCCAGCTTGAAACGGTTGACGGCGGCCTGGTGCAGGTCGACGGCAAGGATATGGTGGTGCCGAGTGATTCGGCGAAGGGCCCGGCAGTTAAGTATGCACCGGCGAAAACGCTCCGTGAAATCCGCCTTTCTACGGGGCTTGTGTTCCAGAACTTCAACCTTTTCCCGCACCTGACGGTGCTGCAGAATATCTGCCTCGCTCCGGTGCGCGTGTTGGGGGACGAGCGCAAGGACGCACGAGCTATGGGGCGGTTCCTGCTCAAGCGCATGGGCCTTGAAGGTAAGGAAAACTCTTACCCCTGTGAACTCAGCGGCGGCCAGCAGCAGCGCGTGTCTATTGCCCGCGCGCTCGCGATGAACCCGAAGATTCTTTTCTTTGACGAGCCGACGAGTGCGCTGGACCCGGAACTCACCGGCGAGGTGCTCAAGATTATCAAGAAACTTGCCGAAGACAAGATGACCATGGTCATTGTGACTCACGAGATGGCCTTTGCCCGCGATGTGGCCGACAAGGTCATCTTCATGGACGGCGGCGTCATCGTGGAGCAAGGAACTCCCGACCACGTGTTCCGCGAATCGGGCAACGAGCGCCTGGCGCAGTTCCTGAGTCGGTTTGCCGAGGCATAA
- a CDS encoding DUF4919 domain-containing protein, producing the protein MSKIKVILISLSVWMLAACAGSRGPATLPSGEPAYDDAAIEASYYMQQLKVIKKDSLKAVETTDWLKFRKEFLKCKLSQPKRFGITGQEAVMNLARKNGDSKQELKVAQELLDVDFTNISAHYAIVSNPSTDTTVKEFHKQIIMAILNSIRNSGKGTSPQNAMYVINIGEEYDFILLGGLKPTGQALVEENGRQYDLMKAVDEEGRNYQFYFDVTDFFGHY; encoded by the coding sequence ATGTCTAAAATCAAGGTTATTCTTATCTCTTTGTCAGTGTGGATGTTGGCTGCCTGTGCCGGCAGTCGCGGCCCCGCGACGCTCCCCAGCGGAGAGCCAGCGTATGACGACGCCGCAATCGAGGCCTCCTACTATATGCAGCAACTAAAGGTCATTAAAAAGGATTCATTAAAAGCCGTAGAAACCACAGACTGGCTTAAATTCCGCAAGGAGTTCCTAAAATGCAAGCTTTCCCAACCAAAACGCTTTGGCATTACGGGGCAAGAAGCCGTCATGAACCTTGCTAGAAAAAACGGCGACAGCAAGCAGGAATTGAAAGTCGCCCAGGAACTACTGGATGTTGATTTTACCAACATCTCGGCACATTACGCCATCGTTTCCAATCCTTCAACCGACACTACTGTCAAGGAATTCCATAAACAAATCATCATGGCGATACTCAATTCCATTCGAAATTCAGGAAAAGGAACCTCCCCCCAAAACGCCATGTATGTCATAAACATCGGCGAGGAATACGACTTCATTCTTCTAGGCGGGTTGAAGCCAACGGGCCAAGCCCTAGTCGAAGAGAACGGTCGCCAGTACGACCTTATGAAGGCCGTAGACGAAGAAGGAAGAAATTATCAATTCTATTTTGACGTGACCGACTTCTTTGGCCACTACTAG